From Pseudomonadota bacterium, the proteins below share one genomic window:
- a CDS encoding histidine kinase, translating into MISLFWAVVVLINIGPDWQRFISAREALEVIGLTTALQMAVATVTIVYLVPRWLDQGATGRFLVLLLLLVLCAAEVNILVSYFYLESAHAEGYGARYREILGELTLVERLGFSYVSRYILLSKLPHLVLPAAVLIAVRYSLRQQSLLKLREQQRAAELDALKSQLNPHFIFNTLNNIYALALKRSALTAEAVARLSSILDYVLYRGSERVVSLRDEVAMIEAYIALEKLRFGDRLTVRFSQRVSPEHQVPPLLFLTLLENAFKHGVANSLDAAQIEVTLVEEANTLRFEISNTRPPKSTTTTGDAGEQAIGLRNLQRQLALQCPDTHDLTVNDLDGRYTATLTLANTCPIVTAA; encoded by the coding sequence ATGATCAGCCTGTTTTGGGCCGTTGTGGTACTGATCAACATCGGGCCCGATTGGCAGCGCTTCATCTCCGCACGGGAAGCCCTAGAGGTCATCGGCCTTACCACGGCTCTGCAGATGGCAGTGGCCACCGTGACCATCGTCTACCTCGTGCCTCGCTGGCTCGATCAAGGCGCCACCGGCCGCTTTCTCGTGCTCCTGCTCCTGCTAGTGCTCTGCGCAGCCGAGGTGAACATTCTCGTCAGCTACTTCTACCTGGAGTCTGCGCACGCAGAAGGCTACGGAGCCCGCTATCGGGAGATCCTCGGCGAGCTAACACTCGTCGAGCGCCTCGGGTTCTCGTACGTCAGTCGCTACATTCTGCTCTCAAAGCTGCCCCACCTGGTACTGCCGGCAGCCGTCCTCATCGCCGTGCGCTACTCCCTGCGCCAACAGTCACTGCTCAAGCTGCGCGAACAGCAGCGCGCCGCGGAACTGGACGCCCTGAAGAGCCAGCTTAATCCCCATTTCATCTTTAATACGCTCAACAACATCTACGCCTTAGCGCTCAAACGCTCTGCGCTGACCGCAGAGGCGGTCGCGCGCCTCTCCAGCATCCTCGACTACGTCCTGTACCGCGGAAGCGAGCGCGTCGTGTCCCTGCGTGACGAAGTGGCGATGATCGAGGCCTACATCGCCCTCGAGAAGCTGCGCTTCGGCGACCGCCTCACGGTGCGTTTCTCGCAGCGGGTATCGCCTGAGCATCAGGTGCCGCCGCTGCTGTTTCTAACGCTGCTCGAGAACGCCTTTAAGCACGGTGTCGCCAACTCCCTCGACGCGGCTCAAATCGAAGTGACCTTGGTGGAAGAAGCGAACACACTGCGCTTCGAGATCAGCAACACGCGTCCACCGAAGTCCACCACGACCACAGGCGATGCTGGCGAGCAGGCCATCGGCCTGCGCAACCTGCAACGCCAACTTGCCCTGCAGTGTCCGGATACCCACGACCTGACCGTAAACGACCTCGACGGGCGCTACACCGCCACCCTGACGCTGGCCAACACATGCCCCATCGTTACCGCTGCCTGA